One genomic window of Nicotiana sylvestris chromosome 10, ASM39365v2, whole genome shotgun sequence includes the following:
- the LOC138879745 gene encoding uncharacterized protein: MTLAMPELPRLEWKGSLDYIPSRVISHLKAQWMVEKGCLAYLAFGRDVSADTPIVESVLVVRDFPDVFPAELPGMPPDRGIDLIQNDAPFTWFGECEESFQKLKTALTTTLVLVLPTSSGSYTMYCDALHIGLGAVLMQDGRVIAYASRQLKVHEKNYILHDLEFPGKTNIVVDALSMKAESMGSLTYLPVAERLLTMDVQALANQFIRLDVSEPSRVLICVVAQSLLLEGIKAHQFDDPHLMVLRDMVQRGSAKEVVRGDDGVMHLKGPIYVPNTDGLRDLILEKAHISRYSIN, translated from the exons ATGACATTGGCGATGCCGGAGCTACCGAGATTAGAGTGGAAAGGCTCACTAGATTatattcctagtagagtgatttcacaTTTGAAGGCTCAatggatggttgagaagggatgtttggcataTTTGGCCTTCGGGAGGGATGTAAGTGCTGATACTCCCATCGTTGAGTCAGTTCTGGTAGTGAGAGACTTTCCAGATGTATTTCCAGCAGaactgccgggcatgccaccagacaggggtATTGATCTG ATCCAGAATGATGCTCCTTTCACATGGTTCggggagtgtgaggagagctttcagaagctcaagactgcattAACTACAACCttagtgttggtgttgcctacaagttcgggatcttataccatgtattgtgatgcgtTGCATATCGGGCTTGgcgcggtgttgatgcaagacggtagggtgattgcctacgcgtctcggcagttgaaggttcatgaaaaGAATTACATTTTGCATGACTTAGAATTTCCAG GGAAGACCAATATAGTGGTCGATGCATTGAGTATGAAGGCTGAGAGTATGGGCAGTTTGACATATTTACCGGTAGCAGAGAGGCTACTAAccatggatgttcaggctttggccaaccagtttataagattggatgtttcggagcctagcAGGGTTCTTATTTGCGTTGTGGCTCAGTCACTGTTGTTGGAGGGTATCAAGGCTCACCAGTTTGATGATCCTCACTTAATGGTGTTGAGGGACATGGTTCAGCGGGGAAGTGCTAAGGAGGTTGTGAGAGGTGATGATGGTGTTATGCATCTTAAAGGCCCGATTTATGTTCCAAATACTGACGGGctaagagatttgatccttgaaAAGGCACACATCTCGCGTTATTCCATTAACTAA